Proteins encoded together in one Mobula hypostoma chromosome 9, sMobHyp1.1, whole genome shotgun sequence window:
- the fezf1 gene encoding fez family zinc finger protein 1 — MISTSKPLAFSIERIMARTPEPKCAPYPNLLQGAVAKGEPKHVFHLNSSVPCMIPLLSLAYENSSKGGLPGAEHRKSHLETSYDCNHLVNCGLSSKGDVASLSPPLEQYRLIRPRVVNQSSFHAMGALCYLNCGDGPCPPPAAATIFNVHPMASYLLGSPLGVLGDKNKLGMERYPTAFKDLTSSQLQHCVKENAHFLSEKLALKNSSKLNSSSPNSRPKVFTCEVCGKVFNAHYNLTRHMPVHTGARPFVCKVCGKGFRQASTLCRHKIIHTQEKPHKCNQCGKAFNRSSTLNTHTRIHAGYKPFVCEFCGKGFHQKGNYKNHKLTHSGEKQFKCSICNKAFHQIYNLTFHMHTHNDKKPFTCSTCGKGFCRNFDLKKHVRKLHDNGPGSRSSTADFPLDEQPRK, encoded by the exons ATGATCAGCACGTCTAAACCCCTGGCTTTCTCCATCGAGCGAATTATGGCCAGAACTCCAGAACCAAAGTGTGCCCCCTACCCGAATCTACTGCAAGGAGCGGTGGCCAAGGGCGAACCAAAGCACGTGTTCCACCTGAATTCTTCGGTACCTTGCATGATCCCACTCCTGTCCTTGGCTTATGAAAACAGCTCGAAGGGTGGCCTGCCCGGCGCCGAGCACCGCAAAAGCCACCTGGAGACTTCCTACGACTGCAATCACTTGGTCAACTGCGGCTTGTCGTCCAAAGGGGACGTGGCTAGTCTCTCACCGCCACTGGAGCAGTACCGGCTCATTCGGCCACGCGTGGTCAACCAATCGTCCTTTCACGCCATGGGAGCTCTATGTTATCTGAACTGCGGCGATGGTCCATGCCCTCCTCCAGCCGCCGCCACCATCTTCAACGTGCACCCAATGGCTTCCTATCTGTTGGGCTCCCCCCTCGGCGTGCTCGGCGATAAGAACAAACTGGGGATGGAAAGGTATCCGACGGCTTTCAAAGACCTCACTTCGTCCCAACTCCAGCACTGCGTGAAGGAGAACGCGCACTTTCTGTCGGAAAAACTGGCCCTGAAGAATTCGTCCAAACTTAACAGCAGCTCCCCAAACAGCAGACCCAAAGTTTTCACCTGCGAAGTGTGCGGAAAG GTTTTTAACGCACATTATAATTTAACCCGTCACATGCCGGTGCATACGGGGGCCAGACCATTCGTTTGCAAAGTCTGTGGCAAAGGCTTCCGTCAAGCCAGCACCCTGTGCCGACACAAGATCATTCACACCCAG GAAAAACCCCACAAGTGCAACCAGTGTGGCAAAGCGTTCAACCGAAGTTCCACACTCAACACTCACACCAGAATCCACGCCGGCTACAAACCCTTTGTCTGCGagttctgtgggaagggatttcacCAAAAAg GTAACTACAAGAACCACAAACTGACTCACAGCGGGGAGAAACAGTTCAAGTGCAGCATTTGCAACAAGGCCTTTCATCAGATCTACAACCTCACCTTCCATATGCACACCCACAACGACAAGAAACCCTTCACCTGCTCCACCTGTGGCAAGGGGTTCTGCCGGAACTTTGATCTGAAAAAACACGTCAGGAAGTTACACGATAACGGCCCAGGATCTCGTTCGTCTACCGCAGACTTTCCATTGGATGAACAGCCTCGGAAATGA